A single region of the Nicotiana sylvestris chromosome 6, ASM39365v2, whole genome shotgun sequence genome encodes:
- the LOC138870718 gene encoding uncharacterized protein: MRGHIQRHCCVSCQGAGRGTTQPASPAAATSSAPSPTQRTPAPTGRGAARGGTQSLGGPSQFYAMSGRQTAEASPDIVTGSLTVHSHDVYALIYPSSTLSYVTPYVAMKFGIEPDQLHEPFSTSTSVGESITATRVYRGCVVMVRGRETMVDLIELGMVNFDVIKGMDWLYSCFAMLDCRTGTMRLEFPNKPVVE, translated from the coding sequence atgaggggtcatattCAGAGGCATTGTTGTGTATCCTGCCAGGGAGCGGGTAGGGGTACAACCCAGCCAGCCAGCCCAGCAGCTGCTACATCTTCAGCCCCCTCACCAACTCAACGTACACCAGCACCCACAGGGCGTGGTGCAGCCAGGGGTGGTACGCAGAGTTTAGGAGGACCCAGTCagttctatgctatgagtggtcgccaaactgcagaggcttctccagataTTGTTACAGGTAGTCTAACTGTTCattctcatgatgtgtatgcacttatttaCCCCAGTTCCACtttgtcctatgttaccccttatGTTGCTATGAAATTTGGGATAGAACCGGATCAGCTTCATGAGCCATTCTCGACATCTACTTCAGTTGGTGAATCTATTACGGCTACTCGAGTTTATAGAGGTTGTGTTGTTATGGTGCGTGGTAGGGAAACCATGGTTGATCTTATTGAATTGGGGATGGTCAATTTTGATGTAATAaagggaatggattggctttacTCCTGTTTTGCCATGCTTGATTGTCGGACTGGAACtatgaggcttgaatttcctaataAGCCCGTTGTTGAATag